The Schistocerca gregaria isolate iqSchGreg1 chromosome 4, iqSchGreg1.2, whole genome shotgun sequence genome contains a region encoding:
- the LOC126365896 gene encoding ubiquitin-like modifier-activating enzyme 1: protein MSSSRVLDSSVDPAAKKRKVATGDSVVASSCSSRSAEMEQPGSSNCAPEIDEGLYSRQLYVLGHDAMRRMASSNVLISGLGGLGVEVAKNVILGGVRAVTLHDEVSCTMSDLCSQFYLSEASLGKNRAEASLKQLSELNNYVRTQAYTGPLTEDFLKQFRVIVLTNSKLDEQLRIAETARAFNIALIIADNKGLFSQVFCDFGDEFTVVDTNGEAPLTAMIASVSNDIEGVVTCLDDTRHGLEDGDYVTFSEIVGMTELNGCEPIKIKVLGPYTFSIGDTSSYSKYVSGGIVTQVKVPTVMQFKPLKEALKEPEFVITDFSKFERAPQLHLAFQALHKYHEQNGDYPRLWNNDDAAAFKSLCKKLSVNGGSDYEVGGDLLDIFPKICRGDVSPLNAAIGGIVAQEVMKACSGKFTPIYQWLYFDALECLPKDLTAENPENYMPTGSRYDGQIAVFGKEFQDKLGKLNYFIVGAGAIGCELLKNFAMMGVGAGEGGKVIVTDMDLIEKSNLNRQFLFRPHDVQRPKSITAARVVKQMNPYLNIEAHENRVGPESEKVYDDSFFEGLDGVANALDNVDARIYMDRRCVYYRKPLLESGTLGTKGNTQVVVPFLTESYSSSQDPPEKSIPICTLKNFPNAIEHTLQWARDSFEGLFHQAAENAAQYLSDPSFIDRTMKLPGVQPLEILESLKKALVDQRPLSFDDCVAWARCYWQEQYNDQIRQLLFNFPPDQLTSSGQPFWSGPKRCPKPLEFSVDNSLHLDYIVAAANLKAEVYGIPQNRDREAVARIAAKVQVPVFVPKQGVKISVTDSQDQMSNGTGAVDHDRIIQLQKELPGISELGNLQIKPLEFEKDDDTNMHMDFIVAASNLRAENYGIPIADRHKSKLIAGKIIPAIATTTSVVGGLACLELYKLAQGFKNIDVFKNGFINLALPFISFSEPISAPKNKYYDTEWTLWDRFEVVGELTLKEFLDYFRTKYNLEITMLSQGVCMLYSFFMSRSKCAERMGLPMSEVVMKVSKKKIEPHVKALIFELCCNDDSGNDVEVPYVRYTLPN, encoded by the coding sequence ATGTCTAGTTCTCGTGTGCTCGATAGTTCCGTAGATCCTGCAGCCAAGAAGAGAAAAGTTGCTACAGGAGACTCAGTAGTAGCGTCCTCTTGCTCCTCGCGCTCAGCAGAAATGGAGCAACCGGGATCATCCAACTGTGCCCCCGAGATCGACGAAGGACTTTATTCAAGGCAGTTGTATGTACTTGGTCATGATGCCATGCGACGCATGgcgtcctcgaatgttttaatatCTGGTCTTGGCGGCTTGGGAGTCGAAGTGGCCAAAAATGTGATTCTTGGTGGTGTCAGAGCTGTCACGCTACATGATGAAGTTTCTTGCACAATGTCAGATTTGTGCTCACAGTTTTACTTATCTGAAGCTTCATTAGGAAAAAATAGGGCAGAAGCCAGTCTCAAACAACTGTCTGAATTGAATAATTACGTTCGTACTCAGGCGTATACCGGTCCACTGACTGAGGATTTTTTGAAACAGTTCAGAGTTATTGTTTTAACAAATAGTAAACTTGACGAGCAGCTGAGAATCGCGGAAACCGCACGTGCCTTCAATATCGCACTTATAATTGCAGACAATAAAGGACTATTTTCACAGGTGTTCTGTGACTTTGGTGATGAATTTACTGTCGTGGACACAAATGGCGAGGCGCCCTTAACTGCGATGATAGCCAGCGTATCCAATGACATTGAGGGAGTTGTTACATGTCTGGACGATACTCGTCACGGGCTAGAGGACGGCGATTACGTTACTTTCTCGGAGATTGTTGGAATGACAGAACTGAATGGCTGTGAACCAATAAAAATTAAAGTTCTGGGTCCTTATACGTTTAGCATTGGTGATACAAGTAGTTATTCAAAGTATGTGAGTGGTGGTATAGTCACCCAGGTCAAAGTTCCAACTGTTATGCAGTTCAAACCATTGAAAGAGGCCCTTAAAGAACCAGAATTTGTAAtcacagatttttcaaaatttgagAGAGCTCCACAGCTGCATTTGGCTTTCCAAGCTCTCCACAAGTACCATGAGCAGAATGGGGACTATCCAAGGCTCTGGAACAATGATGATGCAGCTGCTTTCAAGTCACTTTGCAAGAAATTGAGTGTGAATGGTGGAAGTGACTATGAGGTTGGTGGTGATCTTCTAGATATTTTCCCAAAAATATGTAGAGGAGATGTTAGCCCATTGAATGCAGCCATTGGTGGAATAGTTGCTCAAGAAGTAATGAAAGCTTGCAGTGGAAAATTTACTCCAATTTATCAATGGCTTTACTTTGATGCCTTGGAATGTTTGCCTAAAGATCTCACTGCAGAAAATCCTGAAAATTATATGCCAACAGGCAGTCGTTATGATGGGCAGATTGCTGTATTTGGAAAGGAATTCCAAGATAAACTGGGTAAACTTAATTACTTCATTGTTGGTGCAGGTGCCATTGGATGTGAACTTCTAAAGAACTTTGCTATGATGGGTGTTGGAGCAGGTGAGGGTGGTAAAGTTATTGTGACAGACATGGATCTCATTGAGAAGTCAAATCTCAATCGCCAGTTCTTGTTTCGACCACATGATGTCCAGCGCCCGAAGTCTATAACTGCTGCTAGAGTTGTTAAACAGATGAATCCATATTTAAATATTGAGGCTCATGAAAATCGTGTTGGTCCAGAGTCTGAGAAAGTGTACGATGATAGTTTCTTTGAAGGCCTTGATGGTGTTGCAAATGCTTTGGATAATGTTGATGCCCGCATATATATGGATCGTCGATGTGTATATTATCGCAAACCACTTCTGGAATCGGGGACGTTAGGAACAAAGGGCAATACTCAGGTAGTTGTTCCATTTTTGACAGAATCGTACAGTTCGTCACAAGATCCACCGGAGAAAAGCATTCCAATATGTACCTTAAAGAATTTCCCCAATGCAATTGAGCACACACTACAGTGGGCAAGAGATTCATTTGAAGGTCTGTTTCACCAAGCAGCTGAAAATGCTGCTCAGTACCTCTCTGACCCTTCATTCATAGACCGAACAATGAAGCTTCCAGGAGTGCAGCCATTGGAAATTCTAGAGTCACTTAAGAAAGCTTTAGTTGATCAGAGACCATTAAGTTTTGATGATTGTGTTGCATGGGCCCGGTGCTATTGGCAAGAGCAATATAATGACCAAATTCGCCAACTTTTGTTTAATTTCCCTCCAGATCAGCTTACATCAAGTGGACAGCCATTTTGGTCAGGACCAAAAAGATGTCCAAAACCCCTTGAATTTTCAGTTGACAATTCTCTTCATTTGGATTACATTGTTGCTGCTGCTAATTTGAAAGCAGAGGTGTATGGTATTCCACAAAACCGTGATCGTGAAGCTGTTGCTCGAATTGCTGCGAAGGTGCAAGTACCAGTTTTCGTTCCAAAACAAGGTGTTAAAATATCAGTAACTGATTCACAGGATCAGATGTCTAATGGAACTGGTGCTGTTGATCATGATCGCATAATACAATTGCAGAAGGAGTTGCCTGGTATCAGTGAGCTGGGTAATCTTCAGATAAAGCCATTGGAATTTGAAAAGGACGATGACACCAATATGCATATGGACTTTATTGTTGCTGCTTCTAATCTGCGTGCTGAAAATTACGGTATTCCAATAGCAGATCGTCACAAGAGTAAGCTTATTGCTGGTAAGATTATTCCTGCTATTGCTACAACTACATCAGTAGTTGGTGGCCTTGCGTGTCTTGAGCTATACAAATTAGCACAGGGCTTTAAAAATATTGATGTCTTCAAGAATGGTTTTATTAACTTGGCCTTACCATTCATCAGCTTTTCTGAGCCAATTTCAGCTCCAAAAAATAAGTATTATGACACAGAATGGACATTATGGGACCGGTTTGAAGTAGTGGGAGAACTCACTCTCAAAGAGTTCCTTGATTACTTCAGAACTAAATATAATCTGGAAATCACAATGTTGTCCCAAGGTGTTTGTATGCTTTACTCATTTTTCATGTCTAGATCAAAGTGTGCAGAACGCATGGGACTTCCAATGTCTGAAGTTGTAATGAAAGTCTCAAAAAAGAAAATTGAGCCACACGTTAAAGCTCTGATATTTGAATTGTGTTGTAATGATGATAGTGGTAATGATGTTGAAGTTCCCTACGTTCGTTACACACTCCCAAATTAA